One Algoriphagus sp. Y33 genomic window, CCAGATCGTCCGATTGGTTGGCGAGCTTAAAAAGTCCATACCCTTGGACAAAAACCCAAAGATTTCCTTCCCTGTCAAAATCAATACCCTGGGCATGATAATCCCATATCAATCGACTGTCTATCTTGAGAGGTAGCTGGTTAAACAGTGGCTGTTGGTCCTTTTGTATCAACAGCCCTTTTCCTGCGGTGGCAAGAAAGAGACGATCTGTATCGCCTTTTATCTGGTTGATATTAAAGTTGATTTTTACTTGTTTTCCAAGTGTATGATCAAGTAAGGTTCTGCTTTCAAAGGCTCCTGATTGAAAGTTATAAACACTCAATCCTTTCTTGGTCCCCACCCAGATCCCCGCAGCGTTTTCATAAATACTTACGATGCGATTATTGACGAGTGTTGTAGTATCATTGGGTTGGTTTCGGTATACAAAAAAATTATATCCATCATACCTGTTTAATCCATCGTAGGTGCCAATCCACATAAAGCCCCTCTTGTCTTGGTAAATACCGGTCACAGCATTGTTTGACAATCCCATTTCAATACCAATATACCTCACCTTGAAGTCTTGACTCGCTCTTGCTTCAGCAAAGATGAAATTAGAAACCAGCAAGCAGATAGAAAGAAGAAAAGGACGCAAACTCATAGTTACAAGAACGTATATAGGCACTAAGATTTTCAAGTTGGCATAATATTGCCAAAAAACAAATCAGAAAGCTTATAATGAATACACCGATTCTGATTTTAAAGCCTGGTCTTTCAGTCGGGTTTCTATGACTAGAAATCCATTTAATTAGAGAAAGTGATCAGTACAGCAGTACCCTGATCAATTTTAGAATCCACCGAGACTTTACCTCCGTTCATTTCGACAAAATTCTTCACTGCCACCAGTCCAAAACCGGTACCTTCTATGCCATTGACATTGGATCCTCTAAAAAACGGGGTAAAAACATACGGAAGCTCTTCCTCAGCTATTCCTATTCCAAAATCCCGAACTTCTATTCCAAAGGAATCGGTATTGTCGAATAGTCGTACAATGGGTCTTCGCCTAGTACCTCCGTATTTCAAGGCATTGCCTACCAAGTTAATTATACTGGTTTCAATCAGAAACTTATCCCATTCCACGCTAAATTCACTGTCAATCTCCGAAATAAATTCGACCTCATTGAAATAACCATGGGCTGTTAAAGCTCTTTCTACAAAATTGGCCAAATTGACTTTTTCCTTTTTCAAAGCAGGGCTGTTATTGACAAATCGCTCGTAATCCAGAGAATGGATTACCAGCTTGTGAAGATTTTCCAGCTCACGTTCAATTTTCTCATAATGAACCTTCATCTTGGCGACTTTGGCAGAACTAGGCAGATTATTCAAGTAATATTTTGAAAGCTCCATACTGGATATGATTGTTGACAAAGGCGTTTTGAATTCATGGGAAACGATATTCATAAAATCGGAAACAAATGAATTGAACTGTTTTTCTTTCTTGAGCGATCTAATAAGCCGCTGTTCGAAGTCCATTTGGGTAGAGACATCCCTTATTACCGCAATCACCTTTTGATTGCTGCCTTCATGAAGAATATTGACGTTCGATTCCACCCAATATTCTCCATCTTTTTTGATATCCAACTTCAGTCGAGATCTATATCGCTCCTCGGACAATCTGAATTCCGGACTTATTGTCTTGGTCAATAGGATGCTAATCTTTTGTTGAATTTCCTCCGCCCTAATTCCCTCTTCAAAAAACTGGGAAGCTGAAGGAGATATAAATTCAAAATCAGACAGCCCGTTCATTACCACGATCAGATCCGGGCTGTGATCGGCAACCTCAGCCAGTATTCTGGCTTTTACCATAGACTCCTTCTCAAATCTAATCTTATCCTGCTCAGACTTAAAGGCCTCAATTATTACCGAATAGGTAGACACAAATGGTTTCAAGTCAGAAAGATCCTGCTCCGTAAACCCTCCTGCTTTATTGCCAAGCCCAATCAAACCTATAACCGTTTTCCCTTTGAAAATGGGGACTCCCAGAAAATTGTTGACTGTAGGGTGACCGGGAATATGCTTACCCTTGGTATGAGGATTCGAGGGTGGATTATTTTCCAGAATAATTTTAGACTCCACTATGCAGGCTCCGAATAGATTGTCTAAGTGGCGGAACAGAAAATCATCTTTTATATGATTGTGGTACAACCTAGCTGCCGCTTCCCCTTGCCGGGAAAAATCAGTAGCCGCATGAATCTTTAAAACCTTTTTATCATCCTCATCAGAATTTACTTTGCCCACAAAACCAAGCTTGGCATCTATTACATTCAGAATATTAGTTAACAACAAGTCATAGGGATTGGCTCCTTCGGATTGGGCCAAAAAATGAGTCTGAATTTCCAATACCTGGGACAGCAATTCATTTGTACGTGTCAGTTTCTCTTCAGTAGCTTTCTGAATTGAAATATCTTTCAGGTTACAGAGGATCAATACCTCCTTTTCCGGAATGGTTTTATATAAAATCAGTTCATACCAAGTACCTGCCTTATTACCCAAATAAAGCTTCGCCTCAATCGAAAAAGTAGAGCTCCCTGTACTCATTACCCACTCCATCACTTCTTTGAATTGGGATTCATGGACGAAAAAGTCTTGTACGGCAAATCCTGATACTAATTCCGAAACCTGTTGGATTAAAAGTGGCCTTAAAGCAGCATTCACAACCACCGCACGTGTAAGTCCCTGATCAAACAGAATAGCAGGATTTTCCATCTTCTCAATGATCTCCACTAAAGCATGCAAGGATACCTCAAAAATATTATTTCTGTCCAAAAAATTGAGCACGGAGTGGAAGGTGTCATTGTGATGATTTACCCAACTCAATTCATTTATCAGAAAGTTCTTGCCCTCCCAATGGATCGTATAATTAAAAAACTGGTCACCTTTTTCGTGAAAGTTTCTAGATATATGGTAATTTCGATCAACAGAATTAGATTTAGTGAATTTTTCAAAATCATCCAGAGTTTTTGCGATAGAGGTGAAATCTTTACCAAAACGCTTACATATTCTGTCGCTCACTTTGAGTAACCGCCTTGATTTTATATCGAAAACTAAATCTTCATTCTCAAAAATTGTAAGTTGTGGTTTATGCTCGCCCATCTTATGATTATTATCTTTTAGAAGCCCAACATTAATAAAAGCCAATATTTAATGTATTTTGAATTAATTTAAATTCATTCAGGCAAAATATGATTAAAACATCTACAAAGACCAGAATATTATTGGTTGAGGACAATTTAAACCTTTCTGAGAATCTCAAAGAAATCCTAAGTCTTCAGGGATATGAAATCTTGGAGATATTGGAGGAAGCTGAGACTGCCTTGGTAATCATCGAAGAAGCTGCTCCGGACTTGGTATTAGTGGATATCAAGCTAAAAGGCAACAAAACCGGGATTGAACTGGCAGAGGAACTACGGTTGAGCATGGATATTCCCATTGTTTTTCTTACCTCAGCCTCAGGTTCTGATGTGGTCAATAGAGTAAAACATATTCGTCCTGAAGGATTTATCTCCAAACCTTTCACTACCAACTCATTGGTCACTGCAATAGAACTGGCAATAGAAAATCACAAAAGCAGGTCAACTAATATTTATAAACCGGACAAAGATGTCGTTTCAGATTTATTTATCCGGGAAAATGGTTGGCTCAAGAAAATCATGATCAATGACATTCACTGGATAAAAGCCGAAGGCACATACACTCACATTTATGTCAAGGGAAAACAGTACACCTTGCGCAACACTGTAAAGGATCTGATGCAGAAGCTCCCATATGATCAGTTCTCAAGAATCCATAAATCTTTTATTATAAATATGAAAAAGATTGAAGCCTTCAGTTCTACTACCGTGAAAATCGAAGATAGCGAAATTCCTATTGGGCGAAAATATTACCAAGCTCTCTTGAAAAATATCAACAAACTTTCAAATTGATCCATCTTCCCATCCCAACATGATTTTTACACAAGTTTACTGAATACTGCCTAAAGACTTTAGTATCTACCGAATGGGCCAATTCAATGACCTCCTCGCTTAATGTTATTGGTTACGATTTTAGCATCTATCTATGCCAAGAAAATTTCACTTCCACTTAAACGCAAAATATGAAGTCGGCTGATCAAAAGAATTGCGGATACCATGAAATAATCGGGATTCTATAAAATAAAAGTCACCTTCTGTGGCACTGTACTCTTTGCCGGCTATGGTCATGGAAGTCTCGCCGGAAATCATCAGTATAATCTCTGTCTCGTCATGTGCATGCGGCTCGTGGCTCGGGCCTTTTTTATCCAACGTAGTCACATGCATCTCCAATCGCTCACACATTGCTGTAGGTCTATCGAAATAGGCTCTACTCCCTCCTATTTCACTAGGCTTGAAAGCAAGCGAATCAGCATTTATCATCAAGGATCCACCCGATGCAGTACCTCTTGCTACGTCCATCTGTTTCTTGGAACGAAATCTAATCACATAATAAGTAAGTGGGGTATCGCCTACATTTTTTAAGGAATGCAATTGCATAGGCATCAATGAAAGCACACCATTGGTTCCCAGAATCGTACTTTTCCCCGCTATCGTCACTTCCATTACTCCTTCTTTGACGATGACAAGTTCTTCAATATCCTCATTTGCATGTGCTGTACTAGGTTTGGCACCAACATCCTGCGTAGTAGCATGCATTTCCAAGTATTCAAAATGTGCGGAAACACCTTCAAGTATCGGCCTTCCTACTCTATCTCCATTGGGAACAACTTTATGGTCTTGCCATTTGAAAACACCGGATTTTACAGGCAGGAGCTGAGCTGAGGCAGAAAATGTCATAAGGCAAAGGATAGAAGCAAGTGTAAATTTCATAATAAATCCCTAAATGATATCATACTAAAAATGAGCAACTGTAATCAAATTTGACCTAGGTAAGCATCATGGCAAGCAATTGAGCCGACTTAAGCCAAGGCAAATAAAATTAAGCAAACACCAAACTAATTACTGAAATTTAAAGACAAATCATAACCTTATATGATTTTATTCCGTCCTATTTCCTTCAAACCAAATTTCATTTATACACTTTCCTTATCAAACCCAACACGTATGAAAATCTTTGCTTTACTCTTTACATTGGCATTTACAGCATTTTCTTTTGCTCCGGAAGTTGCAACAGTAAATACTGCTGAAAGCACCATCACCTGGACAGCCAAAAAAGTTACCGGTCAACATCATGGAAAAGTACCTATCACCTCCGCTACGTTGGATTATCAAAATAACAGAATACTTGGCGGAACATTTGAGATGGATATGACAAGCCTGACAGTAGAAGATATTACCGATACAGGTATGAACAAAAAGTTAACCGATCACCTAAAGTCTGATGATTTTTTCTCAGTGGAAAAGCACAACAAATCAAACTTTAAAATCACCGAAGCAAAAACCGGCAATGGGAAAGATTATGAAATCACCGGCGATCTCACCATCAAAGGCATCACCAAGCCGGTGAGCTTTCCCGCTATAGTGGTCGTAAGTGGGGGTAAGATCACAGCTACGGGAAAATTGACTTTTGACAGGACTCATTATGACATCAAATTCCGTTCAGGCTCTTACTTCGAAAATCTTGCAGACAAGATGATCTACGATGATGTGGAACTAGACGTGAAATTAGTTGCGAGTGAGTAATCTTTGAGTTATTACTACAAGAAAAGGCCGGGAAATCCCGGCCTTTTCTATTTTAAAGTCTTATCAGATAAGGATTTTAGCTATTGACAAAAGTAACTTAACTTATAAAAAGCTCTATAGATGATGTATTATCGGTCATCACACACCTCGCACCCGACTCTCTAAATATCCCATTTCACTGTGAACAGCCCATATCTCGGCTGAACTAAATAAGAATAGGTACTGATCAGATTTTCTGTAAAGCTATCTCTGCGGATAGATTTTGTATCCAGAATATTCCAAACAGTCACCCTAAATTCCCATGGACTTGACTTGCCCTGATAACTTATAAATGCATTGAAAAAATCAAACTCACTTTTGCTTTGTGCTGCTTTATTGAAATAAGCATTGTAGGTATAATCCGCATTCAATTTCAATCCTTTCCAGATATCCCAGTCAACTTCAATTTTCGGACTGTGGGTATCAAAGGTATTCTTTGCATAGGTGGACTTGTAGAAGTTCTGATCCCAAGTGTAGCCCAGATCAACTTCCACGGTTTTCAAAAATGTGCTGGTAAACTTAAAGAAGTACGAATGCGCAAACTGACTGTTCTTAATCAGATTTTGATCTACCAGACTGTTGGTAGCATAGGTATTCCAATTACCTCCCCCGCTTATTTTGAAGGATTGGAATCTTTTATCTGCCTGTAAACTGCCTGTCAGGCTTTCATTAATTGGATCAATATTTTGAATGCTCACAAGGCGATTGATTCCCATAAAATTAGTGGTATTGACCAAATCATGATGCTTTCTTGACCAAGTCAGATTTCCGAAAAGATTGAGTGAGGAGAAGAAGTCAAAATGAGTATAGTCAAGAGTTTGGGTGAAAAACAAACCATTGTCCAATTGCCTGTTTCCTCTGAAAATCGAATTGTAATCCGAAAACACCAACCCTTGGGCGAGCTTCTGAATATCCATGAAATTCGCCTGGCTGCTGAATCGATACGTTAGGGAGCGATTGGATTTGACATCCCATTTGGCATACATCCCGGGAAGAAGTAACAGTTTATCATTACTCCATTCATCTTCCATTTGCATATCATTCCAGGCGTATCTGTGTAGATATATCGAAGGGCTGATTACCACCGACTTCCATTTGGTCTTGTAGGTCATACCGAGATACAAATCCTGAAAGTTAAACCGGGAATCATTTTCAAACTCCTCCAGATCAGCTTCTTCCGATGCATCAGCTTGTTCTGTACTTCCAACTAACTCTTGACGGGTATCAGTATATCCCAAACTCCAGTTGATATGATTGGTTGGATTGAGAATCAGATAGTAATTAAATGCCCCTTCTATGGTTCGGGTTTTGATGTCCTGATTTTGAAGAAAACGATACATTTCACGATCCAGCATTGATACCAGTCCATTAAAAGGCTTTTGATTAGTAGTCAACTCATAGAGCGGATTCCGGTATTTTTTCTCCCAATTCACTTCAATGGAAAAGACCCTTATTTCCGAAGGAGCATGATACCACTCCCCTTTCTGCTGAATGGTATAAGGCTGTCTACTTTGGTAGCTGGTAATTTGCTGGCGGATTTGCCCAAAATCAGAATCCTGAAAGTTCTGATTGGCGATATCTGCCACCTTTCCAAAAACACTGTATTTCACATATGTCTCTTCCTTGGGAGTATATGTCACCGCATACTTCATCAGCCCCGATTTATTTTCTACTACACTCGCTGAAGTGAGTGTTTCCTGATTATTTCCATCAGTTCTCAAATAGGTCCGCTGGGATGAAGAACCCAATTTGTTTTTGGAAGCAGATCCGATGACGAAGCCAGAATGCCTCCATTTGGAATTTGGATTATAATTCAGATTCACAGCGGCCAGGTCAGTTCTTAAGTCCAGCGCATTATTCCGCTGTGCCATTGGAATTCCAAGATCTTCCGAACTTACACTCAGCGAGGAGCCCGACTTTCCTGCCAAATCTGCCAATCCTCCACTAAACCTAAAATAATCCTGTAGGGTAAAAGCCAGCTCACCCACATTATTGGCATCGGCGATCAGATTGAGATTCACCTTAGGTGAGTAATAAAAAGTATTGGCATGACCGAAATACCGTTCTTCCGGTCCAGCCCCTGCTGTCAAGTCCCCAAACACCAAATTCTTTTTACCATCTTTCAGCTGAATGTTGAGCGCCAGACTCTCGTCATTATCCAGACCACGCACTGGAGCTATTTCATTAAAGTTTTTCAGCACCTGTACCCGGTCTACCGCATTAGCAGGAAGGTTTTTTGTAGCAAGTTTGGTGTCGCCGTCAAAGAAATCCTTGCCGTCCACCGTCACTTTGTCCACCTTTTTGCCCTGCACTTTCACTTCCCCATTATCATCCACTTCGAATCCTGGCAGCTTTTCCAACACATCCTTAAGCTTTCGCTCCGTACCTGTAGTAAAGGCATCTGTTTTATAAGTCAGTGTATCGCCCTGCATGGTGATGGGCAATTCGGTTATAACCTCCACCTGATCCAGCATAGTTTCATCCTGACTCAGAATGATTTTTAACTGATCCCGGTCTTTCCATTCGGTTAGTTGAAGTTCAAATTGCTTGTATCCTACAAAGGAAACCCGAAGTAAATAATCCGAGCCTGGTGCCAAGCCTATTTTGAATCTCCCCTCCCCATCAGTGATACTAAAGCCACCTATCTTCTGAGTAGTCTGATTCACAGCCACCACATTTGCATAAGCAATCGGCTGATTTAGGCTGTCTAAGACTTGGCCGATCAGATTTTTATTTTGGGAAAAAGAAGGAAAAGCAATTAGAAGAAGAAAGCCGATCACGGCAAATCGCTTTAGAAATACCATGTGAATAGTGTTCTGAGTGATCAATTTCCAATTTTGATTATCATCTGATTGCCTTCTCCTGGCTTACCGGAATACCGCTTCATCATCTCCTGCATTTTTTCCTCAGAAAGTGCCTGGTAATCTTTACTACTGATGAGTTCTCCTTTTCTAGGAGTTTCTATTTGCACCGGATCAGTAGGATTCAGTACAATCCGTTCGGCGATATACGTCATCCCGTTGTTTTGCAGCTCAAGAATCAATCCCGGCAAGCCCCAGAAATCATCGGGTCCATGACTTACGGGAATCTGCGTGGTAAACCAAGCCGTCACATTCACGGTGTCTTTGGTTGTTTCCATTTCATCCTGTCCCATAGAGAAAACCTTGCTGTCGATTATTCTAGAATAGACAGCTTTTTGACAGGTATAGTCGCCGATCAGCTTGCTTTCTCCGGTCAATTCCCAATCGTAGGTTTTCAGACTGTCATTCACCAAAAAGCCCCTTCCCATCAAATCCTCCTCCTTGATGTACTTTTGCTCTGCTAGATTCTTATACAGGAGTCTATCCTGATGATATTCATAGCATAAATATCTTCCGGGGCTTAAATGCCGCTGACAGTATCAGCAATCTCAAAATGCTGACCAATCAGATCATCATTTCGATCACAAGGGATTCACTGGATTTTGACAAAATCAGTACACTGGTAAAAGAAGAATTGGATAGAAGAGAAATCACGATCAATTATGGATTGCTTCATTACGAGCGTGACACCATAGCGGGGTCTTTTAATTATCCTGCTTTGACTGAAATGCCTTTTTCCACCGTATCCAAATCGACTTTTTTGCCTCGCGGCCAAAAGCTGGAAATGTATTTTGAAAATACAGCACTTACCGTCCTGAAGCGTGGAATGATTGATATCCTACTGTCTGTGATCTTCTTACTGATCATAGCGGGAGCATTTTACTATCTCTACCAAACCATCAAAAACCAGAAAGAAATCGCTGAGATCAAGGAAGATCTGATCGGAAATATCACCCATGAATTTAAAACCCCGATTGCTACCTCGCTATCTGCGATAGAAGGAATAGAGCAATTCAATCCTGAAAACAATCCTGAAAAAACCAAAAAATACCTTGGGATATCCAAAGAGCAACTACTCAAATTGAATTTTATGGTGGAAAAACTGTTGGAAACCGCCACATTGGATTCAGAGCAATTAATATTGAAAAAGGAGTCCATTGATCCTATCCCTGTGCTAAGATCTTTGGTTCAGAAATACCTGACTTTGTCACCTGACAAAGAAATCGAACTCGTGGTCCCTACCAAAGTCTCACCTATTCCAGTCGATCCTTTTCACTTCGAAAATGTGATTTCCAATTTACTGGACAATGCGCTAAAATACGGCGGTGAAGAAGTTAGAGTTACACTAGATCAAGGTTTGACTACCCGTATCCGAATTTGGGATAATGGAGGAAATATTAGTTCTGATCAAAAGGAACGGGTTTTTGAACAGTTTTATAGAATCCCGAAAGGAAATCTCCATGACGTAAAGGGCTTTGGAATAGGACTATACTATGTGAAGAAAATAGTAGAAAAGCATGCCGGGAAAATTGAATTGGAGTCCTCCACAAAAAGTACATCTTTTATCACCATATGGCCAGGAGCATAATCAAAATTTTATTGGCAGAAGATGAAATGGCGCTAGGCATGATCATACAAGAAAGTCTGGGAACCCGGGGCTTTCAGGTGGCACTTTGCCCCGACGGACAGCAGGCCTGGGACAGCTATCAGAATTCCAAACCCGATGTGCTGGTCCTGGATGTGATGATGCCAAAAAAAGATGGGTTTACACTGGCAGAGCAGATTCGGAAAACAGATCCGTACACCCCGATTATTTTTCTAACCTCTAAATCCCAGACTGAGGATGTGCTCAGGGGCTTTGGGCTAGGGGCAAACGATTATGTGAGAAAGCCCTTCAGCATGGAAGAACTGATCGTACGAATCAAAGCCCAAATGGACCGGCAGCAGCTGCGTAAAAACCAGTCCGACTGGCTAACACTCGGAAAGTATGAATTCCATCCGACCAAGCAACTTTTAAAGCTTGAAAATGAAGAACTGCATCTCACTGCCAGAGAGTCGCAACTGCTGGAAATCCTGTTGGAAAATGCCAATCAAGTCACCGACAGAAGCCTTATACTCATCCAGATTTGGGGATCGGATGATTTCTTCAATGCCCGTAGCATGGATGTATTTATTACTAAGCTTCGTAAAAAACTCCAGAATGATCCTCAAATCCAGATTATCAATGTGAGAGGATTTGGGTATAAGTTGGTTTGCTAATTAACCTATTATCCCACTCTGGTCTGTATCTATCAGACCATCTGTTCAATTTCCTATCCGAAATTTACTTTCTCTCTATGGGTGCACAGACCGATACAGCTTTTTGTCTTAACATCTTTTAAAGTCCAACCCATAGAATTAACCCTCCAAACTTCTCGTTGTAATACCGAAGAGAATCTTAACCCTAACAAGATTTTGTGTGGAAAAAAGTCGGAGGAAAGGCTGCATGGATTTTAAGGAATAAAAGCCATGCAGTCCCTCTGCACCACGCGATGCTTTATCAACTAGAATAAACTCGTTAAGAGAGTAAAAAAAGCCAATGAAATTTCATCCATTGGCCTTTAGTTTCTATCTGAAAAGATTATTTATCATCCAATTATATTTGCATCATCATCCCATTCGATGATCGTACCTCTATCTTCGGGCTTCAGGTATTGAGGTATGTATTTTTCCTCTAATTTGAATCCATGTTTATCCATCACTTTCTGAGGCACACCGTCCCAAGCATTCGGGGTATTTCCTACATAGCCAATATACTTCCAGCCAGCCTCAGTGGAGAAATAACCTGAGCAGGTAAGATTGCGAAGCATATTAAACCAACGAACAGCTCCTTCATATTCAGGAGTTGCCTTGTCCGGCCAGGCAACCTCATCCACAATTGTGATCACTTCTGATTCACTTAGTTCATTGAAGGATTTTCCGAATTTCTCATCTGCTTCATAATCCAACCACATCAAACCTCCACGCATCGGAGTTTGATTTCCAGGCTGATCCTTCATCATAAACTCCATAAAATCCACCACTCCTACTTCTGTAGCGGCAGGGGATTCATCGTCTTTGGGCAGTATAATGTCCACCAGAGTACTAAGCTTTTTTCGCTCCTCCTCAGTGAAGAATGTTTCTGAAAGCAACTCTTGATCTCTTTGCTTTTCCTCCTCAGTTCTTCCGCCTATGGTACCCCCTGATAACAAAGCCCGCTCAGGCAATGCTTGTTGCTCCGGAGAACAGCCCGTCAATAATAAACCTGTACCGACAGAACCGGTAAAGAGCAGTTTTAGGTTTTCTCTTCTGTTCATGGTTTAGATATTTTTCTTTTTCAATTCAGAAACAATGTAATCGGAGGTTCTCCAGGCCAAGGCCAAAATTGTCCATGTCGGATTTTTATCCGCCTGAGACACAAAAGGTCCCGCATCCACTACAAACAGGTTGTCGCAGTCATGAGCTTGACAATTCGAGTTCAACACCGAAGTAGAAGGATCATCACCCATCCGTGTAGTTCCTACTTCATGTATAATTCTTCCCGGGGCCAATAGGCCATATTTAGTTTCCGGACCCGGTTTAGATCCAAGGAGAATACCACCGGCTTCTGTCAAAATCTCCTCAAAGGTATCGTGCATGTGTTTGGCCTGTTTTACCTCCTGGTCAGTCCAGTTGTAGTTGAATCTCAATACAGGTATCCCATACTTATCTACTGTATTTGGGTCGATTTCACAGTAGTTATCATACATAGGCACACTTTCACCTCTGCCCGACATTCCCAAAGTAGAGCCATAGAGTCTACGGATATCTTTTTTCATACCTATTCCATACCCCCCATTCTGGCTTGGCTCACCAAACTCATCCTTGATATACTGGCGCATGGAATTCATACTTCCACCACTTCCATAGGCCGGCTGGCTCATTCCGCCCCAGTACTCGATGTGGTATCCTCTGGCAAAATCCAACTTTTTGTTGTCTCCCCACCAAGGTGTATACATATGCATGCCACCTACTCCATCTTCATTATATCGCTCACGGTCCATTAAGTTTGGCACTATAGCCATACGGTCAGTTCCGGTAGAATCATGCAGGTATCTTCCTACCATTCCTGAGCTGTTTCCCACACCATTCGGGTGAGTTTTGGATTTGGAATTCATCATGATTCTAGCCGACTCACATGCAGAAGCTCCCAATACCACTACGCTGGATTTCAACTTATACTCCTTCATGTCAACCTTACTGACAAAGGAGACGCCCGTGGCTTTACCGCTATCATCCGTAGTGACTTTTCTCACCATAGAATGGGTGTAAAGATCCACTTTCCCTTTTTTCATCGCAGGATGGACCAAGCAGGTACCAGCAGAGAAATCCGCATATACTTGACAGGCTCTATTACACTGACTACAGAAAAAGCATACTCCCCTTTCTTCATTGATAGGACGGGTAAGCATGGACAGACGCGCCGGTATCATTGGAACACCGATTTTGTCAGCGCCTTTTTTCATATAGAGCTCGTGCAGGCGAGGCTTGGGAGGAGGTAGAAAGAAACCATCGGGCTCATTATAAATCCCCTCTTTGGTACCAAATACACCGATAAGTTTGTCTACTTTATCGTAGTAAGGCTTTAAATCCTCGTATCCGATGGGCCAGTTATGACCAAGTCCGTCGATGCTTGCGCGTTTGAAATCATTGGGCCCAAACCGCAGGGAAATACGTCCCCAGTGATTTGTTCTTCCTCCGACCATTCTGGACCGGAACCAATCAAACTCAGTTCCATTTTTTCTGGTATAAGGCTCTCCTTCTATATCCCATCCTCCTATAGCCGCATCAAAGTCTCCAAAAGGACGGATACGTGTACTTGCCCCTCTTCTTGGAGATTCCCACGGTGGTCTAAGTTGTGTCCGGTCTTCATCTTTGGCAGGATCAAAATCGCCGCCCGCTTCTACCACGGCAACAGAAAGGCCTGCCTCAGAAAGAATTTTGGAGGCCATGCCTCCTCCAGCTCCTGAACCCACAATAATCACATCATAGGCTTCACCGGAATTTTTGATTTGAAAACTCATTAG contains:
- a CDS encoding carboxypeptidase-like regulatory domain-containing protein, giving the protein MVFLKRFAVIGFLLLIAFPSFSQNKNLIGQVLDSLNQPIAYANVVAVNQTTQKIGGFSITDGEGRFKIGLAPGSDYLLRVSFVGYKQFELQLTEWKDRDQLKIILSQDETMLDQVEVITELPITMQGDTLTYKTDAFTTGTERKLKDVLEKLPGFEVDDNGEVKVQGKKVDKVTVDGKDFFDGDTKLATKNLPANAVDRVQVLKNFNEIAPVRGLDNDESLALNIQLKDGKKNLVFGDLTAGAGPEERYFGHANTFYYSPKVNLNLIADANNVGELAFTLQDYFRFSGGLADLAGKSGSSLSVSSEDLGIPMAQRNNALDLRTDLAAVNLNYNPNSKWRHSGFVIGSASKNKLGSSSQRTYLRTDGNNQETLTSASVVENKSGLMKYAVTYTPKEETYVKYSVFGKVADIANQNFQDSDFGQIRQQITSYQSRQPYTIQQKGEWYHAPSEIRVFSIEVNWEKKYRNPLYELTTNQKPFNGLVSMLDREMYRFLQNQDIKTRTIEGAFNYYLILNPTNHINWSLGYTDTRQELVGSTEQADASEEADLEEFENDSRFNFQDLYLGMTYKTKWKSVVISPSIYLHRYAWNDMQMEDEWSNDKLLLLPGMYAKWDVKSNRSLTYRFSSQANFMDIQKLAQGLVFSDYNSIFRGNRQLDNGLFFTQTLDYTHFDFFSSLNLFGNLTWSRKHHDLVNTTNFMGINRLVSIQNIDPINESLTGSLQADKRFQSFKISGGGNWNTYATNSLVDQNLIKNSQFAHSYFFKFTSTFLKTVEVDLGYTWDQNFYKSTYAKNTFDTHSPKIEVDWDIWKGLKLNADYTYNAYFNKAAQSKSEFDFFNAFISYQGKSSPWEFRVTVWNILDTKSIRRDSFTENLISTYSYLVQPRYGLFTVKWDI
- a CDS encoding GLPGLI family protein: MYKNLAEQKYIKEEDLMGRGFLVNDSLKTYDWELTGESKLIGDYTCQKAVYSRIIDSKVFSMGQDEMETTKDTVNVTAWFTTQIPVSHGPDDFWGLPGLILELQNNGMTYIAERIVLNPTDPVQIETPRKGELISSKDYQALSEEKMQEMMKRYSGKPGEGNQMIIKIGN
- a CDS encoding sensor histidine kinase KdpD; the encoded protein is MLTNQIIISITRDSLDFDKISTLVKEELDRREITINYGLLHYERDTIAGSFNYPALTEMPFSTVSKSTFLPRGQKLEMYFENTALTVLKRGMIDILLSVIFLLIIAGAFYYLYQTIKNQKEIAEIKEDLIGNITHEFKTPIATSLSAIEGIEQFNPENNPEKTKKYLGISKEQLLKLNFMVEKLLETATLDSEQLILKKESIDPIPVLRSLVQKYLTLSPDKEIELVVPTKVSPIPVDPFHFENVISNLLDNALKYGGEEVRVTLDQGLTTRIRIWDNGGNISSDQKERVFEQFYRIPKGNLHDVKGFGIGLYYVKKIVEKHAGKIELESSTKSTSFITIWPGA
- a CDS encoding response regulator transcription factor; the encoded protein is MARSIIKILLAEDEMALGMIIQESLGTRGFQVALCPDGQQAWDSYQNSKPDVLVLDVMMPKKDGFTLAEQIRKTDPYTPIIFLTSKSQTEDVLRGFGLGANDYVRKPFSMEELIVRIKAQMDRQQLRKNQSDWLTLGKYEFHPTKQLLKLENEELHLTARESQLLEILLENANQVTDRSLILIQIWGSDDFFNARSMDVFITKLRKKLQNDPQIQIINVRGFGYKLVC
- a CDS encoding gluconate 2-dehydrogenase subunit 3 family protein produces the protein MNRRENLKLLFTGSVGTGLLLTGCSPEQQALPERALLSGGTIGGRTEEEKQRDQELLSETFFTEEERKKLSTLVDIILPKDDESPAATEVGVVDFMEFMMKDQPGNQTPMRGGLMWLDYEADEKFGKSFNELSESEVITIVDEVAWPDKATPEYEGAVRWFNMLRNLTCSGYFSTEAGWKYIGYVGNTPNAWDGVPQKVMDKHGFKLEEKYIPQYLKPEDRGTIIEWDDDANIIG